In a genomic window of Myxococcus fulvus:
- a CDS encoding type II/IV secretion system protein: MRLGEQLLKEGLVTAEGLEEALEAQVVHGGRLGTNLVELGLLSEQDLAKTLGALHNAAFASGEMVPDPKALELVPPNQADDKELLPMRVDATRLSVAVVNPHDFTTLDAIAFKTGKRVVPVVIPEFRMNQLLRRYSKAFRPLRAIDMNAVRPRPKPGSREEVELTKSREKPPDLMSEEEFQSLYAQALRGGADGDVDIEVGEEEVITGVEVLEAPPMPVAPPQRPVAPPPVQMAQPPVARPPMQVGVPVAPPPAQVGVPVAQPPMQVAQMPPRPPVAQPPVAVAPPTPPPPAPPPTPLSFAEAQAELSRSLDREDVARTVLRFAMGKWRRNLLLSVQGSLVTGWHGMGSGVRESAVRRIGVALREQSTFRLVRDTRSHYVGPVRRDAAMAVFYKLLGGGFPTTAVILPLLVRGKVVHLLYVDNGPDQLTPPDVGELMILSQSVGRSYEAMMRRRKSA, encoded by the coding sequence ATGCGCCTGGGTGAACAGCTCCTGAAGGAAGGCCTCGTCACCGCCGAGGGACTCGAGGAGGCGCTCGAGGCCCAGGTGGTGCACGGCGGTCGGCTCGGGACGAACCTGGTGGAGCTGGGCCTGTTGTCCGAGCAGGACCTGGCGAAGACGCTGGGCGCGCTGCACAACGCCGCGTTCGCCTCCGGCGAGATGGTGCCGGACCCGAAGGCGCTGGAGCTGGTGCCGCCCAACCAGGCGGACGACAAGGAGCTGTTGCCCATGCGGGTGGACGCGACGCGGCTGAGCGTCGCGGTCGTCAACCCGCACGACTTCACGACGCTGGACGCGATTGCGTTCAAGACGGGCAAGCGCGTGGTGCCGGTGGTCATCCCCGAGTTCCGGATGAACCAGCTGCTGCGCCGCTACAGCAAGGCGTTCCGGCCCCTCCGGGCCATCGACATGAACGCGGTGCGGCCGCGCCCCAAGCCCGGCTCGCGGGAGGAGGTCGAGCTCACGAAGTCGCGTGAGAAGCCGCCCGACCTGATGAGCGAGGAGGAGTTCCAGTCCCTCTACGCCCAGGCCCTGCGCGGTGGCGCCGACGGCGACGTCGACATCGAGGTCGGCGAGGAGGAGGTCATCACCGGCGTCGAGGTGCTCGAGGCGCCGCCGATGCCCGTGGCGCCGCCGCAGCGCCCCGTGGCGCCGCCTCCCGTGCAGATGGCGCAGCCTCCCGTGGCGCGGCCTCCGATGCAGGTGGGCGTGCCGGTGGCGCCGCCTCCGGCTCAGGTGGGCGTGCCGGTGGCGCAGCCTCCGATGCAGGTGGCGCAGATGCCTCCCAGGCCGCCGGTTGCGCAGCCTCCCGTGGCCGTGGCGCCGCCGACGCCGCCGCCTCCCGCGCCGCCGCCGACGCCGCTGTCCTTCGCGGAGGCGCAGGCGGAGCTGTCGCGCAGCCTGGACCGCGAGGACGTGGCGCGCACGGTGCTGCGCTTCGCGATGGGCAAGTGGCGGCGCAACCTGCTGCTGTCGGTGCAGGGCAGCCTGGTGACGGGCTGGCACGGGATGGGCTCCGGCGTGCGCGAGTCGGCGGTGCGGCGCATCGGCGTGGCGCTTCGCGAGCAGAGCACGTTCCGATTGGTGCGCGACACGCGCTCGCACTACGTGGGCCCGGTGCGCCGGGACGCGGCGATGGCCGTGTTCTACAAGCTGCTGGGCGGGGGCTTCCCGACGACGGCGGTCATCCTCCCGCTGCTGGTGCGGGGCAAGGTCGTGCACCTGCTCTACGTGGACAACGGGCCGGACCAGCTCACGCCGCCGGACGTGGGCGAGTTGATGATCCTCTCGCAGAGCGTGGGCCGCTCGTACGAGGCGATGATGCGCCGTCGCAAGAGCGCGTAG
- a CDS encoding flagellar motor protein — MDVPSLASTIAGRVCQDTDGDGRCGADEPGLAQVRLVLTTGREVLTDSHGRFHLTGVDARVPDVTRGLHLRPGRHRLKVDARSLPATSQVTPEAATVEVPWGAVVLQDFAVRTRPTSSSSLGLSFERAPPVASVASGEGAVLFRVAGQASAGDRVRVGSAEAQVDARGGWSARVPLIAGANELAITATAPDGSVRLYRQRIDVVQRAEGWLVVPRSLELLGSVRLPAARDERAATGVSRMKVEAREGTLVRGAGREPLFVGPEGWVEVPVTLSPGLNRVPLVMAPPGASERELLLDIQAEARPFAVALLDVEVSFAPGDSDWQLRGRGSAHAELRLGPVDVVGEVDLRDTDARTLRGKDLPDWLRPRVPERFDRVADPDFSPAEWGDDSASLTPNASEARLRVEARHAEHGRAGLGTYRALVQDREVGRYHRPLFGPYAELTTSTDSRDGALRAGVDAFGGSLTDPTRGLAAVPAHEELRATGGSLYYLGAVSVAEGSELLRVEVRDGVTGLPLAERHLVRGRDYDIDYFAGRILLSRPLSFLASDTFFRTDMVTQAPEPVLVADYAALRSMDTEDSGGGELWAEWKGARVGLAAVREGRGEGRPYTLYSGRASARVGGYSLEAEGASSRGSAVDAGLFGVSDDGGLSYLRPTGAVATSGEALGLRLRGPGFSGDGSVDASYRWRARGFSDGAHLDAARFQQLALRVRQPLGRLRLSLLADGRQSADPREPFVDHPFSASTVGASVGWEEADWGVSVEARDARLKAAEVVGQGEALTGGRTSVGVAGRYRLLEGLWLQASHRQKLALHGAGPGRVDDTFSAAGVDVALGRDTRVDVRGGWGPDLGPRAWANVESRRGSDVYYGGYSVDVDGPDFGAGRTLTGARTELPDSGTALFVEEVGLHDASTLRMSRAVGFQKTVLDGLSVGARYERGVRSLLDVDPPLRRDAGGVFGQLLLSRLRLEGRFELRREKGTPERGAAEAVDRLQTVVALAAEAELLRDVTASGRVDFARTVNDDALEARLLEGYAALAWRPGPWLVVARYGVTRELLPGTRSAFGDRALQILSLMPAVRVGDRFSVAAGLHAGRSELRGSSRWVWTGTVRPAVRVVGAVEVAAEAARRTASLDGERLTAVRAEVAYRMDERLRMAVGYTLLGFSGLGLATESSENQDRLYLRAELAY; from the coding sequence ATGGACGTGCCGTCGCTGGCGTCGACCATCGCCGGGCGCGTGTGCCAGGACACGGATGGTGACGGGCGCTGCGGCGCGGACGAGCCCGGCCTCGCGCAGGTGCGCCTGGTGCTGACGACGGGACGCGAGGTGCTCACCGATTCGCACGGGCGCTTCCACCTCACCGGCGTGGACGCACGCGTGCCGGATGTCACCCGAGGGCTGCACCTGCGGCCGGGGCGTCATCGGCTCAAGGTGGATGCTCGCTCCCTGCCGGCGACGAGTCAGGTGACGCCGGAGGCCGCCACGGTGGAGGTGCCCTGGGGCGCCGTCGTGCTCCAGGACTTCGCGGTGCGCACGAGGCCCACGTCGTCGTCGTCGTTGGGGCTGTCCTTCGAGCGCGCGCCGCCGGTGGCGAGCGTCGCGTCCGGCGAGGGCGCGGTGCTGTTCCGGGTGGCGGGGCAGGCGTCCGCTGGGGACCGCGTGCGCGTGGGATCCGCGGAGGCGCAGGTGGATGCGCGCGGTGGTTGGAGCGCGAGGGTGCCGCTCATCGCGGGCGCCAACGAGCTGGCCATCACCGCGACGGCGCCGGATGGCTCGGTGCGGCTGTATCGCCAGCGCATCGACGTCGTGCAGCGCGCCGAGGGCTGGCTGGTGGTGCCCAGGTCGCTGGAGCTCCTGGGCTCGGTGCGCCTCCCCGCGGCGCGTGATGAGCGCGCGGCCACGGGTGTCTCGCGAATGAAGGTCGAGGCCCGCGAGGGGACGCTGGTGCGCGGCGCCGGGCGCGAGCCCCTGTTCGTGGGGCCGGAGGGTTGGGTGGAGGTCCCCGTGACGCTGTCACCGGGCCTCAACCGCGTGCCCCTGGTGATGGCTCCGCCGGGCGCGAGCGAGCGCGAGCTGCTGCTGGACATCCAGGCGGAGGCGCGGCCCTTCGCGGTGGCCCTGCTCGATGTCGAGGTGTCCTTCGCGCCGGGAGACAGCGACTGGCAGCTGCGGGGCCGAGGCTCCGCGCACGCCGAGCTGCGTCTGGGCCCCGTGGACGTGGTGGGCGAGGTGGACCTGCGCGACACGGACGCTCGCACGCTGCGCGGCAAGGACCTCCCGGACTGGCTGCGTCCCCGGGTGCCCGAGCGCTTCGACCGCGTGGCCGACCCGGATTTCTCTCCGGCGGAGTGGGGCGATGACTCGGCGTCGTTGACGCCGAATGCCTCCGAGGCGCGCCTGCGCGTCGAGGCCCGGCACGCGGAGCATGGCCGCGCGGGCCTGGGCACCTATCGCGCGCTGGTGCAGGACCGCGAGGTGGGCCGCTACCACCGTCCGCTCTTCGGTCCCTACGCGGAGCTGACGACGTCAACCGACTCGCGCGACGGGGCGCTCCGAGCGGGCGTGGACGCGTTCGGCGGGAGCCTCACGGACCCGACGCGGGGGCTGGCCGCCGTGCCCGCGCACGAGGAGCTTCGCGCCACGGGCGGCAGCCTCTACTACCTGGGCGCGGTGTCGGTGGCGGAGGGCTCGGAGCTGTTGCGCGTGGAGGTGCGCGACGGTGTCACGGGCCTGCCGCTGGCGGAGCGGCACCTGGTGCGAGGTCGCGACTACGACATCGACTACTTCGCGGGCCGCATCCTGCTGTCCCGGCCGCTGTCCTTCCTCGCGAGCGACACCTTCTTCCGTACGGACATGGTGACGCAGGCGCCGGAGCCCGTGCTCGTCGCGGACTACGCGGCGCTGCGCTCGATGGACACCGAGGACTCCGGCGGTGGCGAGCTGTGGGCCGAGTGGAAGGGCGCCCGCGTGGGGCTCGCCGCGGTGCGAGAGGGGCGCGGCGAGGGTCGTCCCTACACGCTCTACTCCGGTCGGGCCTCGGCGCGTGTCGGCGGCTACTCGCTGGAGGCCGAGGGGGCGTCCAGTCGCGGCTCCGCCGTGGACGCGGGGCTCTTCGGCGTCTCGGATGACGGAGGGCTGAGCTATCTGCGCCCGACAGGCGCCGTCGCGACGAGCGGCGAGGCGTTGGGCCTGCGGCTGCGCGGTCCGGGGTTCTCCGGTGACGGCTCCGTGGACGCGTCCTATCGCTGGCGCGCGCGGGGCTTCTCGGACGGGGCGCACCTGGATGCGGCGCGCTTCCAGCAACTGGCGCTGCGCGTGCGTCAGCCCCTGGGGCGACTGCGGCTGTCGCTGCTCGCGGATGGACGTCAGTCGGCGGACCCGCGCGAGCCCTTCGTCGACCATCCCTTCTCCGCGAGCACCGTCGGCGCGAGCGTGGGATGGGAGGAGGCCGACTGGGGCGTGAGCGTGGAGGCGCGCGACGCGCGCTTGAAGGCGGCCGAGGTCGTGGGGCAGGGCGAGGCGCTGACGGGAGGCCGCACCTCCGTGGGCGTCGCGGGCCGCTACCGGCTGCTCGAGGGACTCTGGCTCCAGGCGTCGCACCGGCAGAAGCTGGCGCTGCATGGCGCGGGGCCCGGGCGGGTGGATGACACGTTCAGCGCGGCGGGCGTGGACGTGGCGCTGGGCCGCGACACGCGCGTGGACGTGCGCGGCGGGTGGGGACCGGACCTGGGGCCTCGGGCCTGGGCGAACGTGGAGTCTCGCCGTGGCTCGGACGTGTACTACGGCGGCTACTCGGTGGACGTCGACGGGCCGGACTTCGGCGCGGGTCGGACGCTCACGGGCGCGCGCACGGAGCTGCCCGACAGCGGCACCGCGCTCTTCGTCGAGGAGGTGGGCCTGCATGACGCCTCCACCCTCCGCATGTCTCGCGCGGTGGGCTTCCAGAAGACGGTGCTCGACGGCTTGAGCGTGGGCGCGCGCTATGAGCGCGGCGTACGCAGCCTGCTGGACGTGGACCCGCCGCTGCGTCGCGACGCGGGAGGCGTCTTCGGCCAGCTGCTCCTGAGCCGGCTGCGACTGGAGGGCCGCTTCGAGCTGCGTCGCGAGAAGGGCACGCCGGAGCGCGGCGCGGCCGAGGCCGTGGACCGGCTGCAGACGGTGGTGGCGCTGGCGGCGGAGGCCGAGCTGCTGCGCGACGTGACGGCCTCCGGGCGCGTGGACTTCGCGCGCACCGTCAACGACGACGCGCTGGAGGCCCGGTTGCTGGAGGGCTACGCGGCGCTGGCCTGGCGGCCCGGTCCGTGGCTGGTGGTGGCCCGCTACGGCGTCACCCGTGAGCTGTTGCCGGGGACCCGCTCCGCGTTCGGAGACAGGGCGCTGCAGATCCTCTCGCTGATGCCCGCGGTGCGCGTGGGTGACAGGTTCTCCGTCGCGGCCGGGCTGCACGCGGGGCGCAGTGAGCTGCGGGGCTCGTCGCGTTGGGTGTGGACCGGCACGGTGCGTCCGGCCGTCCGGGTGGTGGGGGCCGTGGAGGTGGCGGCGGAGGCGGCGCGCAGGACGGCCTCATTGGATGGTGAGCGGCTGACGGCGGTGCGGGCGGAAGTGGCCTATCGGATGGATGAGCGGCTCCGGATGGCCGTGGGGTACACACTGCTGGGCTTCAGCGGCTTGGGTCTGGCCACCGAGTCGTCGGAGAATCAGGACCGGCTCTACCTGCGGGCGGAGCTCGCCTACTAG
- a CDS encoding FecR domain-containing protein, giving the protein MAEPRTHRRQTPFYVGLVLILAALPLGWFIFLRQPPSPPPPPPPPVVPVEAPVVEKAMELELTEVTGTVEVKEGSGAWRKASVGMALRRHDKVRTEDGSYAVLIGGEAVEFRMDPGTEVSVEDLTKSASRLLLASGMATAVVRPGKRHTFEVKAAQSDAVATLHESGAFTMSNNGQGTVAVGTREGEVTLLGQGKVVIVRAGQQSVVRPGQAPSEPAAVPTSLLLKVDWPSERTRRERDLVVRGQTTPGSRVQVNDVRVLADAEGRFERKVKLREGANTVDVRAVGVGRVEQREQAEVIVDTRPPPLKTDSDIWNQANDSSP; this is encoded by the coding sequence ATGGCCGAGCCCCGCACTCATCGGCGCCAGACGCCCTTCTACGTCGGCCTCGTGCTGATTCTCGCGGCCCTGCCCCTGGGCTGGTTCATCTTCCTGCGACAGCCTCCCTCGCCGCCGCCCCCTCCGCCTCCGCCCGTCGTCCCCGTGGAGGCGCCGGTGGTGGAGAAGGCGATGGAGTTGGAGCTCACCGAGGTCACCGGCACGGTGGAGGTGAAGGAGGGCAGCGGCGCGTGGCGCAAGGCGTCCGTGGGCATGGCACTGAGGCGTCACGACAAGGTGCGCACGGAGGACGGCTCGTACGCCGTGCTCATCGGCGGCGAGGCGGTGGAGTTCCGCATGGACCCGGGCACCGAGGTGTCCGTGGAGGACCTGACGAAGTCCGCCTCACGCCTGTTGCTCGCCAGCGGCATGGCCACCGCCGTGGTGCGTCCCGGCAAGCGCCACACCTTCGAGGTGAAGGCCGCGCAGAGCGACGCGGTGGCCACGCTGCACGAGTCCGGTGCCTTCACGATGAGCAACAACGGCCAGGGCACCGTGGCCGTGGGCACGCGCGAGGGTGAGGTGACGCTGCTCGGTCAGGGCAAGGTCGTCATCGTCCGTGCGGGCCAGCAGTCCGTGGTGCGTCCCGGCCAGGCGCCGTCCGAGCCCGCGGCCGTCCCCACCAGCCTGCTGCTCAAGGTCGATTGGCCCTCCGAGCGCACGCGCCGCGAGAGGGACCTGGTCGTCCGGGGACAGACGACGCCGGGCAGCCGCGTGCAGGTCAACGACGTGCGCGTGCTCGCCGACGCGGAGGGCCGCTTCGAGCGCAAGGTCAAGCTGCGCGAGGGCGCCAACACCGTGGACGTGCGGGCCGTGGGCGTCGGTCGTGTCGAGCAACGCGAGCAGGCAGAGGTCATCGTCGACACGCGCCCACCGCCGTTGAAGACGGACTCGGACATCTGGAATCAGGCGAACGATTCAAGCCCCTGA
- a CDS encoding TolB family protein produces MLRALSLVTCLLPAFAPAATPEVGTLSGFAKVVNDGPGDQTDPHVSGALVAYTNESGGRSEIRYHDLVSGEDAAIPSEGAFDFVSDISGDTVVFTRVSTSSAIYTYQVGAGLPAKELAPQPGSSRRAAVIGGRTVAWQDFGFTGSTLEPEIAIYDLDQGTLTRLTEDRMLDRTPSVAPDGQTVVWAKCNAEGLQCDIWRARREGSAFYSQALTGSEGEESQPDTNGDLVVYASTRIVDGVSDRDIYWKPVNGGTEQRLALPGLDANPSISGSLIAFERRDPAKGDFDIALYNLDTQTLYLLTDSPDNENLNDLSVSDDGTVRVVWTVSKNGDFNVHSFTFQLPRDGPCDVAPTASPTPPRSAEEVCKQPGKTPLLAALEVARTTGQPNAVSLGFHGKGAGVMCVDNGYSGERATSGWVWLDGREVVDPSRFKPTVALVARDVTLGGNTWLAALISGNPGSSFRIRVYGTPSECGATVSPAGSQQVAGQAITPISLGASGVSSLTFEPQEDARGFGCSTSGTTSGAVGLALLALWLARPRRERVFVSRKELRRRGSSL; encoded by the coding sequence ATGCTGCGCGCTCTGTCCCTCGTGACGTGCCTGCTCCCCGCATTCGCCCCTGCTGCCACCCCTGAAGTGGGAACGCTGTCCGGCTTCGCCAAGGTGGTGAACGACGGCCCCGGAGACCAGACGGACCCGCACGTGAGCGGCGCGCTCGTCGCCTACACGAACGAGTCCGGAGGCCGGAGCGAGATTCGCTACCACGACCTGGTGTCCGGCGAGGACGCGGCCATCCCCAGCGAGGGCGCGTTCGACTTCGTCTCGGACATCAGCGGGGACACGGTGGTCTTCACCCGCGTCAGCACCTCCAGCGCCATCTACACGTACCAGGTGGGCGCGGGGCTGCCGGCGAAGGAGCTGGCGCCACAGCCTGGCAGCAGCCGCAGGGCGGCGGTGATCGGCGGACGCACCGTGGCGTGGCAGGACTTCGGCTTCACCGGCAGCACGCTCGAGCCCGAGATCGCCATCTATGATTTGGACCAGGGCACGCTCACCCGGCTCACCGAGGACCGGATGTTGGACCGCACGCCCTCGGTGGCGCCGGATGGCCAGACGGTGGTCTGGGCCAAGTGCAACGCGGAGGGCCTGCAGTGCGACATCTGGCGCGCGCGGCGGGAAGGCAGCGCGTTCTACTCGCAGGCGCTCACCGGCAGCGAGGGCGAGGAGTCCCAGCCGGACACCAACGGAGACCTCGTCGTCTACGCGAGCACGCGCATCGTCGACGGGGTGTCGGACCGGGACATCTACTGGAAGCCGGTGAACGGCGGCACCGAGCAGCGGCTCGCGCTGCCGGGCCTGGATGCGAACCCCAGCATCAGCGGCTCGTTGATCGCCTTCGAGCGGAGGGACCCGGCCAAGGGCGACTTCGACATCGCGCTGTACAACCTCGACACGCAGACGCTGTACCTGCTCACCGACTCGCCGGACAACGAGAACCTCAACGACTTGAGCGTGTCCGACGACGGCACCGTGCGCGTGGTGTGGACGGTGTCGAAGAACGGTGACTTCAACGTGCACAGCTTCACCTTCCAGCTCCCGCGTGATGGACCGTGCGACGTCGCGCCGACGGCCTCGCCCACGCCGCCCCGGAGCGCGGAGGAGGTGTGCAAGCAGCCCGGCAAGACGCCGCTGCTCGCCGCGCTGGAGGTGGCGCGCACCACGGGACAGCCCAACGCCGTCTCGCTGGGCTTCCACGGCAAGGGCGCCGGGGTGATGTGTGTCGACAACGGCTACAGCGGCGAGCGCGCCACGTCCGGTTGGGTGTGGCTGGACGGGCGTGAGGTTGTCGACCCGTCCCGTTTCAAGCCCACCGTGGCGCTCGTGGCGCGCGACGTCACGCTGGGCGGAAACACGTGGCTCGCCGCGCTGATCTCCGGAAATCCAGGAAGCTCGTTCCGCATCCGCGTGTACGGCACCCCGTCCGAGTGTGGCGCGACGGTGTCGCCCGCGGGCTCGCAGCAGGTCGCCGGGCAGGCCATCACACCGATTTCCCTCGGGGCGAGTGGGGTGTCATCCCTGACCTTCGAGCCGCAGGAAGACGCGCGGGGCTTCGGGTGCAGTACGAGCGGAACGACGTCGGGGGCGGTGGGGCTGGCGCTGTTGGCGTTGTGGCTGGCGCGTCCTCGGCGTGAGCGGGTGTTCGTTTCGCGGAAGGAACTTCGGCGAAGGGGAAGCAGCCTGTAG
- a CDS encoding VOC family protein, translated as MNVQGFHHVAIQARDIERVTAFYRDLLGFPELARHPRPDGTLRSIWVGVPGGGFLAIEASSGEPEGRPFRHEHPGLLLLAFRIARSERDSVVSELTQAGVTLEHQTKWTVYVRDPEGNRVALSHHPED; from the coding sequence ATGAACGTTCAGGGCTTCCACCACGTGGCAATCCAGGCGAGGGACATCGAGCGGGTGACGGCGTTCTACAGGGACTTGCTGGGCTTTCCCGAGCTCGCCCGGCATCCGAGGCCGGACGGCACCTTGAGGAGCATCTGGGTGGGCGTGCCCGGGGGCGGCTTCCTGGCCATCGAGGCGTCGAGCGGCGAGCCGGAGGGGCGCCCCTTCCGCCACGAGCACCCGGGTCTGCTCCTGCTGGCGTTCCGCATCGCCCGCTCGGAGCGGGACAGTGTGGTGTCGGAGCTTACTCAGGCGGGCGTGACGCTGGAGCACCAGACGAAGTGGACGGTGTACGTGAGGGACCCGGAGGGCAATCGCGTCGCGCTCAGTCATCATCCAGAGGACTAG
- a CDS encoding response regulator codes for MVRPPMARLLIVEDNHELASLIVSSAQGRGHDARAVHTGEAALEALSPGTRWDAALVDLLLPDIRGSEVLGALRAHGIPAIAVSGVYKGDRFAQEAVQIHGARGFFEKPFELIQVLEALEKAGGFEPVPRAPPPVDEAAAQDVLLDDADLIVLEELMPAPEDAGETGSPMQAIPDSAPLPGLESEEPALPLPFAHRGKVWSGEEAAPTPAPAKARRALPEWSLAGDLKDTSVARLLNAYYESRHHGELKLRQGSVLKVVYFESGRIVYAASNLAHERFGRFCVRRGVLDEAKLAEVATVAKEQGLRTGEAMIRMGLLDAGRRKALLEEQVRELLWSTFTWTEGAYGFSAMRPQRADLVKLSVFPGDLILEGVEKTETLVALRQRMSVGRRLFPTADPPYGLHELKLQGPQALLLAYADGSKTVEDLLALVDVSERQALATLRGLELLGVLEERPETPSRRHRISFGL; via the coding sequence ATGGTCCGCCCGCCCATGGCGCGACTGCTCATCGTCGAGGACAACCACGAGCTGGCCTCCCTCATCGTCTCCTCGGCCCAGGGCCGGGGCCATGACGCGCGCGCCGTGCACACCGGCGAGGCCGCCCTGGAGGCGCTCAGCCCGGGCACCCGCTGGGACGCGGCGCTGGTGGACCTGCTGCTGCCCGACATCCGGGGCAGCGAGGTGCTCGGCGCCCTGCGTGCCCATGGCATCCCCGCCATCGCGGTGAGCGGCGTCTACAAGGGGGACCGGTTCGCGCAGGAGGCCGTGCAGATTCACGGCGCCCGGGGCTTCTTCGAGAAGCCCTTCGAGCTCATCCAGGTCCTGGAGGCGCTGGAGAAGGCCGGCGGCTTCGAGCCCGTGCCCCGGGCCCCGCCCCCGGTGGACGAGGCGGCCGCGCAGGACGTGCTGCTCGACGACGCGGACCTCATCGTGCTGGAGGAGCTGATGCCAGCCCCCGAGGACGCCGGGGAGACGGGCTCGCCCATGCAGGCCATCCCCGACTCCGCGCCGCTGCCCGGCCTGGAGAGCGAGGAGCCCGCGCTCCCCCTGCCCTTCGCCCACCGGGGCAAGGTGTGGTCCGGCGAGGAGGCGGCCCCCACGCCAGCTCCCGCGAAGGCACGGCGCGCCCTGCCCGAGTGGTCGCTCGCGGGGGACCTGAAGGACACGTCCGTCGCGAGGCTGCTCAACGCCTATTACGAGTCGCGCCACCACGGCGAGCTGAAGCTGCGCCAGGGCTCCGTGCTCAAGGTCGTCTACTTCGAGTCCGGCCGCATCGTGTACGCCGCTTCCAACCTGGCCCATGAGCGCTTCGGGCGCTTCTGCGTGCGCCGGGGCGTGCTCGACGAGGCGAAGCTCGCGGAGGTGGCCACCGTCGCGAAGGAGCAGGGGCTGCGCACCGGCGAGGCGATGATTCGCATGGGCCTGTTGGACGCGGGCCGGCGCAAGGCGCTGCTCGAGGAGCAGGTGCGCGAGCTGCTCTGGTCCACCTTCACCTGGACGGAGGGCGCGTACGGGTTCAGCGCGATGCGCCCCCAGCGCGCCGACCTGGTGAAGCTGTCCGTCTTCCCGGGCGACTTGATTCTGGAGGGCGTGGAGAAGACGGAGACGCTGGTCGCGCTGCGCCAGCGCATGTCCGTCGGACGTCGCCTCTTCCCCACCGCGGACCCGCCGTACGGCCTGCACGAGCTGAAGCTGCAGGGTCCGCAGGCCCTGCTGCTCGCGTACGCCGACGGGAGCAAGACGGTGGAGGACTTGCTCGCGCTGGTGGACGTGTCGGAGCGACAGGCCCTCGCCACGCTGCGGGGCCTGGAGCTGCTCGGGGTGCTGGAGGAGCGGCCGGAGACACCCAGCCGCCGTCACCGCATCTCCTTCGGGCTCTGA